In a single window of the Nocardioides massiliensis genome:
- a CDS encoding MFS transporter, with protein MLASYRAVLSRPGALPFSLAGLIGRLPISMIGLGLVLLVEDATGSYGSAGVVSAAYVLGNAALAILSGRLIDRFGQGRVLPVMITISALSLGGTVWAVQDGLGAPVPHLLAALSGATMPQIGSCVRARWVHLLGSDPKLHTAFSYEAVMDETVFITGPILVTVLATSVHPVAGIATAAACGLLGGWALAAQRRTEPPTRASHRTGGPRTPMPWRLLAVLVGCSAMLGGVFGGAEVATVAFADEQGRAVWAGPLLGLWAAGSLLAGIAYGAITWRSGSLTRFRVAAAALALSLLVLPFIGSLAVLAPVLLLAGFAISPTLISLTALVAEQVPASRLTEGLAVVHAGMAAGIAPGAALVGTVIDNHGASTSYLVVCAAGVVGALLTWVVPAGPAAPPPSPAPVREPEVSA; from the coding sequence ATGCTCGCCTCCTACCGCGCCGTGCTGAGTCGCCCGGGCGCACTCCCGTTCTCCCTCGCAGGTCTGATCGGTCGACTCCCGATCTCGATGATCGGCCTCGGCCTGGTGCTCCTCGTCGAGGACGCGACGGGCTCCTATGGCTCGGCGGGTGTCGTGTCGGCGGCGTACGTCCTCGGCAACGCGGCGCTGGCGATCCTCAGCGGGCGCCTCATCGACCGCTTCGGTCAGGGTCGGGTCCTGCCGGTGATGATCACGATCTCCGCGCTCAGCCTCGGCGGCACGGTCTGGGCCGTGCAGGACGGCCTCGGCGCACCCGTGCCCCACCTGCTGGCAGCGCTGTCGGGCGCGACGATGCCGCAGATCGGATCGTGCGTGCGCGCGCGATGGGTGCACCTGCTCGGCTCCGACCCCAAGCTGCACACGGCCTTCTCCTACGAGGCGGTCATGGACGAGACCGTCTTCATCACCGGCCCCATCCTCGTCACGGTGCTGGCGACCAGCGTGCACCCGGTCGCCGGCATCGCGACCGCCGCGGCGTGCGGCCTGCTCGGCGGTTGGGCGCTCGCGGCACAGCGCCGCACCGAGCCCCCGACCCGGGCGTCGCACCGCACCGGCGGACCGCGCACCCCCATGCCCTGGCGGCTGCTCGCGGTGCTGGTCGGGTGCTCGGCCATGCTCGGCGGGGTCTTCGGCGGCGCCGAGGTCGCCACCGTCGCCTTCGCCGACGAGCAGGGCCGTGCCGTCTGGGCTGGCCCCCTCCTGGGCCTGTGGGCCGCGGGCTCCTTGCTCGCCGGGATCGCGTACGGCGCGATCACCTGGCGCTCCGGGAGCCTCACCCGCTTCCGGGTCGCTGCCGCCGCCCTCGCCCTCTCGCTGCTCGTGCTCCCGTTCATCGGCTCGTTGGCCGTCCTCGCCCCGGTGCTGCTGCTGGCCGGCTTCGCGATCTCGCCGACGCTGATCAGCCTGACGGCACTGGTGGCCGAGCAGGTGCCCGCCTCGCGCCTGACCGAAGGCCTGGCCGTCGTGCACGCCGGGATGGCGGCCGGGATCGCGCCCGGTGCCGCCCTCGTCGGCACGGTCATCGACAACCACGGCGCGTCAACAAGCTATCTCGTGGTCTGCGCCGCCGGCGTCGTGGGAGCCTTGCTCACCTGGGTGGTGCCGGCAGGCCCGGCCGCGCCGCCGCCCTCACCCGCCCCCGTCCGTGAACCGGAGGTCTCCGCGTGA
- a CDS encoding ferrochelatase, producing the protein MTATPWAPYDALLLVSFGGPEKPEDVVPFLQNVTAGKNIPVERLEEVGEHYYGFGGKSPINDQNRALIAALEQDLAANGVDLPVYWGNRNWDPYLTDTLRQMAADGVTRVACWVTSAYSSYSGCRQYRENFADAVAELAAEGVQAPQLDRLRHYFNHPGFVAANLDATADALRTLEDEVGAEKASAARLVFVTHSIPDAMEDASGASAAEGLPGGAYTRQHRDLAATIVAGIAERTGTTHDHDLVFCSRSGPPQVPWLEPDVNDHLTALAGEGVPAVVLIPIGFVSDHMEVIYDLDTEAAATAEGLGLPFVRAATAGTHPAFVQVARELLLERAAAERGESPVRPAVGDLPPSWDVCPPGCCANLRGPRPALCGRD; encoded by the coding sequence ATGACTGCCACTCCCTGGGCGCCGTACGACGCGCTGCTGCTGGTGTCCTTCGGCGGCCCCGAGAAGCCGGAGGACGTGGTGCCGTTCCTGCAGAACGTCACCGCCGGCAAGAACATCCCGGTGGAGCGCCTCGAGGAGGTCGGCGAGCACTACTACGGCTTCGGTGGCAAGAGCCCCATCAACGACCAGAACCGCGCGCTCATCGCCGCGCTCGAGCAGGACCTCGCCGCCAACGGGGTCGACCTGCCCGTCTACTGGGGCAACCGCAACTGGGACCCCTACCTGACCGACACCCTGCGGCAGATGGCCGCCGACGGCGTCACGCGCGTCGCGTGCTGGGTGACGAGCGCCTACTCGTCGTACTCCGGCTGCCGGCAGTACCGCGAGAACTTCGCCGACGCGGTCGCCGAGCTCGCCGCGGAGGGTGTCCAGGCGCCGCAGCTGGACCGGCTGCGCCACTACTTCAACCATCCCGGCTTCGTCGCCGCCAACCTCGACGCGACCGCCGACGCGCTGCGCACGCTGGAGGACGAGGTCGGAGCCGAGAAGGCATCCGCGGCACGCCTGGTCTTCGTCACCCACTCCATCCCCGACGCCATGGAGGACGCGAGCGGTGCGTCGGCGGCCGAGGGCCTCCCCGGCGGCGCCTACACGCGCCAGCACCGCGACCTGGCCGCGACGATCGTGGCCGGCATCGCCGAGCGCACCGGCACGACCCACGACCACGACCTCGTCTTCTGCTCGCGGTCCGGCCCGCCGCAGGTGCCGTGGCTCGAGCCCGACGTCAACGACCACCTGACCGCGCTGGCCGGTGAGGGCGTGCCCGCGGTCGTGCTGATCCCGATCGGGTTCGTCTCCGACCACATGGAGGTCATCTACGACCTCGACACCGAGGCGGCCGCGACCGCGGAGGGTCTCGGCCTGCCGTTCGTCCGCGCTGCCACCGCCGGCACGCACCCGGCGTTCGTCCAGGTCGCGCGCGAACTGCTGCTGGAGCGGGCCGCGGCCGAGCGCGGGGAGTCGCCGGTCCGGCCCGCGGTCGGCGACCTGCCGCCGTCGTGGGACGTCTGCCCGCCCGGCTGCTGCGCCAACCTGCGCGGTCCACGACCGGCGTTGTGCGGGCGTGACTGA
- a CDS encoding sirohydrochlorin chelatase — MTAPALIALAHGSRDPRSAATITALVDEVRAMRPDLRIEPAFLELSKPSFDKVVDKLVKAGYDEIVVVPLLLNNAYHAQVDVPAAVEAAGARHPGLQVRATKILGLENVFLEVLDERLRAALKEQRVRELDALVLAAAGSSDSVANQAVARLARVWGAHHKLPVVAAFASSAPPAAGEAVRQFRTEGRRHIAVGSLFLAPGFLPDRAAELALEAGAVAVSAPLGAHPEVARTILARYAVGAVELVPV; from the coding sequence ATGACCGCCCCCGCACTCATCGCCCTCGCCCACGGCAGCCGTGATCCCCGCTCCGCCGCGACGATCACGGCCCTGGTCGACGAGGTCCGGGCGATGCGCCCCGACCTCCGCATCGAGCCGGCGTTCCTGGAGCTCTCCAAGCCGTCCTTCGACAAGGTCGTCGACAAGCTGGTCAAGGCCGGGTACGACGAGATCGTCGTCGTACCCCTGCTGCTCAACAACGCCTACCACGCCCAGGTCGACGTCCCGGCCGCCGTCGAGGCCGCCGGTGCGCGCCACCCGGGTCTGCAGGTGCGCGCCACCAAGATCCTCGGCCTGGAGAACGTCTTCCTCGAGGTGCTCGACGAGCGCCTGCGGGCGGCGCTGAAGGAGCAGCGCGTGCGCGAGCTCGACGCGCTCGTGCTCGCCGCGGCCGGGTCCTCGGACTCGGTCGCCAACCAGGCAGTCGCGCGGCTTGCCCGGGTCTGGGGTGCCCACCACAAGCTGCCCGTCGTCGCGGCGTTCGCCTCGAGCGCTCCCCCGGCGGCCGGCGAGGCCGTGCGGCAGTTCCGCACCGAGGGTCGTCGCCACATCGCGGTCGGCTCGCTCTTCCTCGCCCCGGGCTTCCTCCCCGACCGGGCCGCCGAGCTCGCACTGGAGGCCGGCGCGGTCGCCGTCTCGGCCCCGCTGGGCGCCCACCCCGAGGTCGCGCGCACCATCTTGGCGCGCTACGCCGTGGGTGCCGTCGAGCTCGTCCCGGTCTGA
- a CDS encoding Crp/Fnr family transcriptional regulator has translation MSQDIAQLKAVSIFEGLSDADVKRIAAGGTQTTVPANWSLMSEKTPADKAYIVLEGELSVRRNGTEIARLGAGDVIGEMGIVEQKLRTASVVSTTPLTVIHFTRDNIDRLCTEVPAFAAALKVAADARRDSTD, from the coding sequence ATGAGCCAGGACATCGCGCAGCTGAAGGCAGTCTCGATCTTCGAAGGCCTCAGCGACGCCGACGTCAAGAGGATCGCCGCCGGCGGCACGCAGACGACCGTCCCGGCCAACTGGTCGCTGATGTCGGAGAAGACCCCTGCCGACAAGGCCTACATCGTCCTCGAGGGAGAGCTGTCGGTGCGGCGCAACGGCACCGAGATCGCCCGGCTGGGCGCCGGCGACGTGATCGGTGAGATGGGCATCGTCGAGCAGAAGCTGCGCACCGCCTCGGTCGTGTCGACCACGCCGCTGACCGTCATCCACTTCACCCGCGACAACATCGACCGGCTGTGCACCGAGGTGCCGGCGTTCGCCGCTGCCCTCAAGGTCGCCGCCGACGCGCGGCGCGACAGCACCGACTGA
- the lpdA gene encoding dihydrolipoyl dehydrogenase, translating to MSEQSNHFDVVVLGAGPGGYVAAIRASQLGKKVAVVEEKYWGGVCLNVGCIPSKALLRNAELAHVLQHEKDKFGITGDATMEFGPTHARSRTVSDSIVKGVHFLMKKNKITEVHGWGTITSPTSIEVKDSDGGTSTVTCDTMIIAAGATTRLIPGTELSERVVTYEEQILTDELPGSIVIAGSGAIGVEFAYVMKNFGVDVTIVEFLDRMVPTEDAEVSKELLKHYKKLGIDVRLSTKVESIDDSGDKVKVTVSKDGNSEVIETDKVLQAIGFAPRVEGYGLENLGVEMTDRGAIAVDERGRTSVDGVYAIGDCTGKLMLAHTAEAMAVVAAETIAGAETMEIDFDMIPRATYCQPQIASFGYSEEQAKEKGYDVKVAKFPFMANGKAKGLGDETGFVKVVADAKYNEIIGAHMIGPDVTELLPVLTLAQRWDLTADEVARNIFAHPTLSESVKEAVEGIAGHMINL from the coding sequence GTGAGCGAGCAGAGCAACCACTTCGACGTCGTTGTCCTCGGTGCCGGCCCCGGTGGGTACGTCGCCGCCATCCGCGCCTCCCAGCTGGGGAAGAAGGTCGCGGTCGTGGAGGAGAAGTACTGGGGCGGTGTCTGCCTCAACGTCGGCTGCATCCCCTCCAAGGCCCTGCTGCGCAACGCCGAGCTCGCGCACGTGCTGCAGCACGAGAAGGACAAGTTCGGCATCACCGGTGACGCCACCATGGAGTTCGGCCCGACCCACGCGCGCAGCCGCACGGTCTCGGACTCCATCGTCAAGGGCGTCCACTTCCTCATGAAGAAGAACAAGATCACCGAGGTCCACGGCTGGGGCACCATCACCAGCCCCACCTCGATCGAGGTCAAGGACTCCGACGGCGGCACCTCGACGGTCACCTGCGACACGATGATCATCGCCGCCGGCGCCACCACCCGGCTGATCCCCGGCACCGAGCTCTCCGAGCGGGTCGTGACCTACGAGGAGCAAATCCTCACCGACGAGCTGCCCGGCTCCATCGTGATCGCCGGCTCCGGTGCGATCGGCGTCGAGTTCGCCTACGTCATGAAGAACTTCGGCGTCGACGTGACGATCGTGGAGTTCCTCGACCGGATGGTCCCGACCGAGGACGCCGAGGTCTCCAAGGAGCTGCTCAAGCACTACAAGAAGCTCGGCATCGACGTCCGGCTCTCCACGAAGGTCGAGTCGATCGACGACTCCGGCGACAAGGTCAAGGTGACCGTCTCCAAGGACGGCAACTCCGAGGTCATCGAGACCGACAAGGTCCTGCAGGCCATCGGCTTCGCCCCGCGCGTCGAGGGCTACGGTCTGGAGAACCTCGGCGTCGAGATGACCGACCGCGGCGCCATCGCCGTCGACGAGCGCGGCCGCACCAGCGTCGACGGCGTCTACGCGATCGGCGACTGCACCGGCAAGCTGATGCTCGCCCACACCGCCGAGGCCATGGCGGTCGTCGCGGCCGAGACCATCGCCGGCGCGGAGACGATGGAGATCGACTTCGACATGATCCCGCGGGCGACGTACTGCCAGCCGCAGATCGCGTCCTTCGGCTACTCCGAGGAGCAGGCGAAGGAAAAGGGGTACGACGTCAAGGTCGCGAAGTTCCCCTTCATGGCCAACGGGAAGGCCAAGGGCCTCGGCGACGAGACCGGCTTCGTCAAGGTCGTCGCCGACGCGAAATACAACGAGATCATCGGCGCCCACATGATCGGCCCCGACGTCACCGAGCTGCTGCCGGTGCTCACCCTCGCCCAGCGCTGGGACCTCACCGCCGACGAGGTCGCGCGCAACATCTTCGCCCACCCGACGCTGTCGGAGTCGGTGAAGGAGGCCGTCGAGGGCATCGCCGGCCACATGATCAACCTTTGA
- a CDS encoding D-arabinono-1,4-lactone oxidase gives MKLGTVRRWRSWSGLVDVVPTTVHSPTSATEVAQIVADAAASGRRVKMVGTGHSFTDIAVADDVMLDPARLSGIVGVDREAMTVTALAGTRLRDLNAGLAARGLSLHNMGDIDAQTIAGAISTGTHGTGGVWSSLSAQVVGLELVTGTGEVWRCTDQEHADVLACARLGLGALGILTTVTLRVEPLFVLEAHEEVIGWDAALESLESLAHDNHHVDGYWFPGTDRVQVKRNNRLAVGVEEREPLPRWRAVVEDEVMANGAFGVLTRLGARVPALVPGLNRFAASQLSARTYSDIPHRVFTAPRRVVFREMEYAVPREAGTTVLREVRSLIERRGWRIGFPVEIRMTPADDVPLSASYGRDSTYLAFHTPRAADHTSYFAGVEEVLRAHDGRPHWGKLHARTAADLAPAYPRWDDFAAVRDRVDPQRVFTNAYLRRVLGS, from the coding sequence GTGAAGCTCGGCACCGTGCGCCGCTGGCGCAGCTGGTCGGGACTGGTCGATGTCGTCCCCACCACGGTCCACTCACCGACGAGCGCCACCGAGGTCGCCCAGATCGTCGCCGACGCCGCAGCGAGCGGCCGTCGGGTCAAGATGGTCGGCACCGGCCACAGCTTCACCGACATCGCCGTCGCCGACGACGTGATGCTGGACCCCGCACGGTTGAGCGGGATCGTGGGTGTCGACCGAGAGGCGATGACAGTCACCGCGCTGGCCGGCACCCGGCTGCGGGACCTCAACGCAGGCCTCGCCGCCCGTGGCCTCTCGCTGCACAACATGGGCGACATCGACGCCCAGACCATCGCCGGTGCGATCTCGACCGGCACCCATGGCACGGGCGGCGTGTGGTCGTCGCTGTCCGCGCAGGTGGTCGGCCTCGAGCTCGTCACCGGGACCGGCGAGGTCTGGCGGTGCACCGACCAGGAGCACGCCGACGTGCTCGCCTGCGCGCGCCTGGGACTCGGCGCCCTCGGGATCCTCACGACCGTCACCCTTCGCGTCGAGCCGCTGTTCGTGCTCGAGGCGCACGAGGAGGTCATCGGGTGGGACGCCGCGCTCGAGTCCCTCGAGTCACTGGCCCACGACAACCACCACGTCGACGGCTACTGGTTCCCCGGCACCGACCGGGTGCAGGTCAAGCGCAACAACCGGCTCGCGGTCGGTGTCGAGGAGCGCGAGCCGCTCCCCCGCTGGCGCGCCGTCGTCGAGGACGAGGTGATGGCCAACGGCGCGTTCGGCGTGCTCACCCGCCTCGGTGCGCGGGTGCCGGCGCTGGTGCCGGGGCTGAACCGGTTCGCCGCCTCGCAGCTGTCGGCGCGCACCTACTCCGACATCCCGCACCGCGTCTTCACCGCCCCGCGCCGCGTCGTGTTCCGGGAGATGGAGTACGCCGTCCCGCGCGAGGCCGGCACGACGGTGCTGCGCGAGGTGCGCTCGCTGATCGAGCGGCGCGGCTGGCGCATCGGCTTCCCCGTCGAGATCCGGATGACGCCGGCGGACGACGTGCCGCTGTCCGCGTCGTACGGACGCGACTCCACCTATCTGGCCTTCCACACCCCCCGCGCGGCGGACCACACGTCGTACTTCGCCGGCGTCGAAGAGGTCCTGCGCGCGCACGACGGTCGTCCCCACTGGGGCAAGCTGCACGCGCGCACCGCCGCCGACCTGGCACCGGCGTACCCGCGCTGGGACGACTTCGCCGCCGTGCGCGACCGGGTCGACCCGCAGCGGGTCTTCACCAACGCCTACCTGCGGCGCGTGCTGGGCTCCTGA
- a CDS encoding DUF3037 domain-containing protein, producing the protein MTGLSRDVADALPYQYVVLRCVPRVDREEFLNVGVALYCQSADFLDAAAHVDRARLAAFGPGIDADRLERSLAAVRDVCRGVASAGDAARADLGTRFGFVKAPRSTIVQPGPVHGGLTTDPGRELEHLLDRLVR; encoded by the coding sequence GTGACCGGGCTGAGCCGTGACGTCGCGGACGCCCTGCCCTACCAGTACGTCGTCCTGCGCTGCGTGCCGCGCGTCGACCGCGAGGAGTTCCTCAACGTCGGGGTCGCGCTCTACTGCCAGTCCGCCGACTTCCTCGATGCCGCCGCCCATGTGGACCGTGCCCGGCTCGCGGCGTTCGGTCCGGGGATCGACGCCGACCGGCTCGAGCGGTCGCTGGCCGCGGTGCGCGACGTGTGCCGTGGGGTCGCGAGTGCCGGTGACGCGGCTCGCGCGGACCTCGGCACGCGGTTCGGGTTCGTCAAGGCGCCGCGCAGCACCATCGTCCAGCCCGGGCCGGTGCACGGGGGGTTGACCACCGACCCCGGCCGCGAGCTGGAGCACCTGCTCGACCGGCTGGTCAGGTGA
- a CDS encoding inositol monophosphatase family protein, which yields MTESGAPDPGALNAGALNAGALRDLAREIGLEAAALAARMRRDGIEVAATKSSATDVVTEADRAVEDLIRERLRAARPDDGFLGEESGGPGERGSGVTWIVDPIDGTVNFLYGIPAYAVSIAAEVDGRVQAGVVVDIATGEVWSAVRGQGSFRGERPLRIRDSGPLGHWLVRTGFGYAADLRAVQAVAVTRMLPQVRDIRRIGSCALDLCAIAAGESDAYVEEGVHDWDHAAAGLIAEEAGAAWEVLRGASGADLLLVAPADRFAEFRALVLDCGFAAAG from the coding sequence GTGACTGAGTCCGGCGCGCCGGACCCCGGCGCGCTGAACGCGGGTGCGCTGAACGCGGGTGCGCTGCGGGACCTCGCGCGCGAGATCGGCCTCGAGGCGGCTGCGCTGGCGGCGCGCATGCGGCGCGACGGCATCGAGGTGGCCGCGACGAAGAGCTCGGCCACCGACGTCGTGACCGAGGCCGACCGGGCCGTCGAGGACCTGATCCGCGAGCGGCTGCGCGCGGCCCGTCCCGACGACGGGTTCCTCGGAGAGGAGAGCGGCGGCCCGGGGGAGCGCGGCTCCGGCGTCACCTGGATCGTCGATCCGATCGACGGCACGGTGAACTTCCTCTACGGCATCCCGGCGTACGCCGTCAGCATCGCCGCCGAGGTCGACGGCCGCGTGCAGGCCGGGGTGGTCGTCGACATCGCCACCGGTGAGGTCTGGTCGGCCGTGCGCGGTCAGGGGTCCTTCCGCGGTGAGCGTCCGTTGCGGATCCGCGACAGCGGTCCGCTCGGCCACTGGCTGGTACGCACCGGGTTCGGGTACGCCGCCGACCTCCGCGCGGTCCAGGCCGTCGCCGTCACCCGGATGCTCCCGCAGGTGCGCGACATCCGGCGCATCGGCTCCTGCGCGCTCGACCTGTGTGCGATCGCCGCGGGCGAGTCCGACGCCTACGTCGAGGAGGGCGTCCACGACTGGGACCACGCCGCGGCCGGGCTCATCGCCGAGGAGGCGGGCGCGGCCTGGGAGGTGCTGCGCGGCGCCTCCGGAGCAGACCTGCTGCTCGTCGCACCCGCCGACCGGTTCGCGGAGTTCCGTGCGCTGGTCCTCGACTGTGGGTTCGCTGCAGCTGGTTAG
- a CDS encoding HipA family kinase encodes MPALREVVATRYVTPLREGGSLPGIVEGDDLGTYVCKFRGAGQGPRVLVAEIIVSELARHLGIPTPELVQVRLEEAIARYEADEEVQDLLRASVGMNLGVDFLPGSFGYDASCTPDPEVAARVLWLDGLVANVDRSWRNPNLLVWHGDLWAIDHGACLYFHHGWSGGPPATGGADRFAAQPYDASDHVLEAYADRVAGVDAACREVLSADVLDEVVAHVPDVWLGADPEAERAAYSAFLQARLTTHQWVPGGAS; translated from the coding sequence ATGCCAGCCCTGCGCGAGGTGGTCGCCACCCGCTACGTCACCCCGTTGCGCGAGGGGGGATCGCTGCCCGGCATCGTCGAGGGCGACGACCTCGGCACCTACGTGTGCAAGTTCCGCGGCGCCGGTCAGGGGCCGCGGGTGCTGGTCGCGGAGATCATCGTCTCCGAGCTCGCCCGCCACCTCGGCATCCCGACGCCGGAGCTGGTGCAGGTCCGCCTCGAGGAGGCGATCGCGCGCTACGAGGCCGACGAGGAGGTCCAGGACCTGCTGCGGGCCAGTGTCGGGATGAACCTCGGCGTCGACTTCCTGCCCGGGTCGTTCGGCTACGACGCGTCGTGCACGCCGGATCCCGAGGTCGCCGCGCGGGTCCTGTGGCTCGACGGGCTGGTCGCCAACGTCGACCGGTCGTGGCGCAACCCCAACCTGCTCGTCTGGCACGGCGACCTGTGGGCGATCGACCACGGAGCGTGCCTCTACTTCCACCACGGCTGGTCCGGTGGTCCGCCGGCCACCGGTGGTGCCGATCGGTTCGCCGCCCAGCCCTACGACGCGAGCGACCACGTCCTGGAGGCGTACGCCGATCGGGTCGCGGGCGTCGACGCCGCGTGCCGCGAGGTGCTGAGCGCCGACGTGCTCGACGAGGTGGTCGCGCACGTGCCCGACGTCTGGTTGGGCGCCGACCCGGAGGCCGAGCGGGCGGCGTACTCCGCCTTCCTGCAGGCCCGCCTCACCACCCACCAGTGGGTGCCGGGGGGTGCCTCGTGA
- a CDS encoding ATP-dependent DNA ligase, whose amino-acid sequence MQLPVMPPVQPMLAKSTKSIPDPAKFDGGLSFEPKWDGFRCLVFRDGDEVELASRNTKPLTRYFPEMVAAFKEQLPERCVLDGELFVAIGERLQFEVLQERIHPAASRITKLAEETPAGFVAFDLLALGDEDLTRLPFAERRARLEAALGHLVGGSGPTYLTRTTTDAALAQEWLDQFEGAGLDGVIAKPMSAAYQPNARAMLKIKHERTADVVVAGYRLHKTSTPEKPLLGSLLLGLYDGDRLHHVGVAASFTAKRREELLEELRELETDVDDHPWAEWAGQMIANPSRIPGTQSRWSAGKDLSFVPLRPERVLEVGYDHMEGTRFRHTAQFKRWRPDRDPESCGYDQLEEPVNYDLAEVLGAAPAQR is encoded by the coding sequence ATGCAGCTGCCCGTCATGCCCCCGGTCCAGCCGATGCTCGCCAAGTCGACGAAGTCGATCCCGGACCCGGCGAAGTTCGACGGCGGGCTGAGCTTCGAGCCGAAGTGGGACGGCTTCCGCTGCTTGGTCTTCCGCGACGGTGACGAGGTGGAGCTGGCCAGCCGCAACACCAAGCCGTTGACGCGCTACTTCCCGGAGATGGTCGCCGCCTTCAAGGAGCAGCTGCCCGAGCGGTGCGTGCTCGACGGTGAGCTGTTCGTGGCGATCGGCGAGCGGTTGCAGTTCGAGGTGCTCCAGGAGCGCATCCACCCGGCGGCGTCCCGGATCACCAAGCTGGCCGAGGAGACCCCGGCCGGCTTCGTCGCCTTCGACCTGCTTGCCCTGGGTGATGAGGACCTGACCCGCTTGCCGTTCGCCGAGCGCCGCGCCCGCCTCGAGGCGGCGCTCGGCCACCTCGTCGGCGGCAGCGGACCGACGTACCTCACGCGGACCACGACCGATGCCGCGCTCGCGCAGGAGTGGCTCGACCAGTTCGAGGGCGCGGGGCTCGACGGCGTGATCGCCAAGCCGATGAGCGCGGCGTACCAGCCGAACGCCCGCGCCATGCTGAAGATCAAGCACGAGCGCACCGCCGACGTGGTCGTCGCCGGCTATCGCCTGCACAAGACCTCGACCCCCGAGAAACCCCTGCTCGGCTCGCTGCTGCTGGGGTTGTACGACGGCGATCGGCTACACCACGTCGGTGTCGCCGCGTCGTTCACCGCCAAGCGTCGCGAGGAGCTGCTCGAGGAGCTGCGCGAGCTGGAGACCGACGTGGACGACCACCCGTGGGCGGAGTGGGCCGGGCAGATGATCGCCAACCCCTCGCGCATCCCGGGCACGCAGTCGCGCTGGAGCGCCGGCAAGGACCTGTCGTTCGTGCCGCTGCGTCCCGAGCGGGTGCTCGAGGTGGGCTACGACCACATGGAGGGCACGCGCTTCCGCCACACCGCGCAGTTCAAGCGGTGGCGCCCCGACCGCGACCCCGAGTCCTGCGGCTACGACCAGCTCGAGGAGCCGGTGAACTACGACCTGGCCGAGGTGCTGGGCGCCGCCCCCGCTCAGCGGTAG
- a CDS encoding trimeric intracellular cation channel family protein, translated as MLLITLDLLGIFAFALTGALVALRKDLDVFGLLVLAGATGLGGGFVRDVLIGATPPAALADWRYLLVPVVTGLAVALWHPVFTRMERVIGVLDAFGLALFCVTGTVKALAYGLGPLPAAMLGMVTAVGGGIVRDLLAGRVPVVLQKDLYAIPAFVGAMIVVGAYELRDLGWDLPNPAVAGVAMTVCLGWRLLAMRRGWSAPRPGGSSSSV; from the coding sequence GTGCTGCTCATCACGCTGGATCTCCTGGGGATCTTCGCCTTCGCGCTCACCGGCGCGCTGGTGGCGTTGCGCAAGGACCTCGACGTCTTCGGCCTGCTGGTGCTCGCTGGGGCGACCGGACTCGGCGGTGGTTTCGTGCGCGACGTCCTGATCGGGGCGACCCCGCCGGCCGCGCTGGCCGACTGGCGCTACCTGCTGGTGCCGGTCGTGACCGGGCTCGCCGTCGCGCTGTGGCACCCGGTCTTCACCCGCATGGAGCGGGTGATCGGGGTGCTCGACGCCTTCGGGTTGGCGTTGTTCTGCGTGACCGGCACCGTGAAGGCGCTCGCCTATGGGCTGGGTCCCCTGCCGGCCGCGATGCTCGGCATGGTGACCGCGGTCGGTGGCGGCATCGTGCGCGACCTGCTCGCCGGGCGCGTGCCGGTCGTGCTGCAGAAGGACCTGTACGCCATCCCCGCCTTCGTCGGCGCGATGATCGTCGTGGGGGCCTATGAGCTGCGCGACCTGGGCTGGGACCTGCCCAACCCCGCCGTCGCGGGGGTGGCGATGACCGTCTGCCTGGGCTGGCGCCTGCTGGCGATGCGGCGCGGCTGGTCGGCCCCGCGTCCCGGAGGCAGCAGCTCCAGCGTGTGA